The following are encoded together in the Candidatus Flexicrinis proximus genome:
- a CDS encoding DUF4383 domain-containing protein, producing the protein MLTRYFALLLGIAFVLAGVGGFVPGVTQPVPSDAPVLSIGTSYGLLLGLFPINLVHNLIHFGFGVWGLAAYRTEAESRTFARGMAMILTVFTLMGLLPALSTAFGLLPLFGHDIWLHGLEAVIAVYLGWFYVPAVRVAKAAR; encoded by the coding sequence GTGTTGACTCGCTATTTCGCCTTATTGCTTGGAATTGCGTTTGTTCTGGCCGGGGTGGGCGGGTTCGTCCCCGGCGTGACCCAACCCGTCCCGTCCGATGCCCCCGTTCTGAGCATCGGGACGAGTTACGGCCTCCTGCTGGGTCTGTTCCCGATCAACCTCGTCCATAACCTGATCCATTTCGGCTTCGGGGTCTGGGGGCTGGCCGCCTACCGCACAGAAGCCGAATCACGGACGTTCGCGCGCGGCATGGCGATGATCCTGACGGTCTTCACGCTGATGGGTCTGCTGCCGGCCTTAAGTACGGCCTTTGGGCTGCTGCCGCTGTTTGGGCATGATATCTGGCTGCACGGGCTGGAGGCGGTCATCGCGGTCTACCTCGGCTGGTTCTATGTCCCTGCGGTCCGTGTGGCAAAGGCGGCGCGATGA
- a CDS encoding gluconokinase: MNGSILAVDVGSSSVRAVVSDRYGGEARGSYTQIAYQFERTPDGGATLDPDRVCGLVFECIDQALAKAGDVHIVLVAIDTFVTSLVGLGAQDEPVTPLYTWSDARGSDLRPALASRLDGEAYHQRTGCTLHPSYWPLRLLWLKRSAPEVFGRVRRWYTLGGLLIQRIFGGHAVSISDASWTGLLDRRTLTWDSATLDALELPRESLPEITAGALSGLSGAYAGRWSALHGAEWRLPIGDGIASNVGAGCRHPWQVALALGTSGAMRVIVDGAPESVPDGLFCYRVDRQRSLVGGALSNVGSVYYWLTQTLRLDSPELLQTELGQMEPDSHGLTVLPYLTPERSPHWDERIPAALVGMTAATRPLDVLRAGLESVAFGYARILERLRPLLPDTFTITASGGAVSSSPALMQILADVLGQPIQTARAAEASLRGAVLFQTGEAHQAELAATYTPDPSRTAVYAAAMERQSALLARFQGERA; this comes from the coding sequence GTGAACGGGTCGATTTTAGCGGTCGATGTCGGCTCGTCGAGCGTGCGGGCGGTCGTCAGCGACCGGTACGGCGGCGAGGCGCGCGGCAGCTATACGCAGATCGCCTATCAGTTCGAGAGGACGCCGGATGGCGGCGCGACGCTTGACCCTGACCGCGTGTGCGGGCTGGTGTTCGAGTGCATCGACCAGGCGCTGGCGAAGGCCGGCGATGTCCATATCGTCCTGGTGGCGATCGACACTTTCGTGACGAGCCTGGTGGGTCTGGGGGCGCAAGACGAGCCGGTCACGCCGCTTTACACATGGTCGGACGCCCGCGGGAGCGACCTGAGGCCGGCGCTCGCGTCACGGCTGGATGGTGAGGCCTATCATCAACGCACCGGCTGCACCCTTCATCCCAGTTACTGGCCGCTGCGGCTGCTGTGGCTCAAGCGAAGCGCGCCGGAGGTCTTCGGCCGCGTGCGCCGCTGGTACACACTGGGCGGCCTGCTGATCCAGCGCATTTTCGGCGGTCACGCGGTCAGCATCAGCGATGCCTCGTGGACGGGCCTGCTCGACCGGCGGACGCTGACGTGGGACAGCGCCACCCTCGACGCGCTCGAACTGCCGCGCGAGTCGCTGCCGGAAATTACAGCCGGGGCGCTGTCGGGCCTATCCGGCGCGTATGCCGGGCGCTGGTCCGCGCTGCACGGGGCCGAGTGGCGGCTGCCGATCGGCGACGGCATCGCTTCCAACGTCGGCGCGGGCTGCCGCCACCCCTGGCAGGTCGCGCTGGCGCTTGGCACCAGCGGCGCGATGCGCGTCATCGTCGATGGAGCACCGGAGAGCGTGCCTGACGGGCTGTTCTGCTACCGGGTCGACCGGCAGCGCTCGCTGGTGGGCGGGGCGTTGAGCAATGTTGGCAGCGTGTATTACTGGCTGACGCAAACCCTCAGGCTGGACTCGCCGGAACTGCTTCAGACGGAACTCGGCCAGATGGAGCCCGACAGCCACGGCCTGACAGTGTTGCCGTACCTGACGCCGGAGCGCTCACCACACTGGGATGAACGCATCCCGGCGGCGCTGGTCGGCATGACCGCCGCGACGAGACCGCTCGACGTGCTGCGCGCCGGGCTGGAATCGGTCGCCTTCGGCTATGCGCGGATCCTGGAGCGGTTGAGGCCGCTGCTGCCGGACACGTTTACGATCACGGCCAGCGGGGGTGCCGTGAGCAGTTCGCCGGCGCTGATGCAGATCCTCGCGGATGTCCTCGGCCAGCCGATCCAGACCGCGCGGGCGGCTGAAGCCTCGCTGCGCGGTGCCGTGCTGTTCCAGACCGGCGAGGCTCACCAAGCGGAGTTGGCGGCAACCTATACGCCTGACCCGTCGCGGACAGCGGTTTACGCGGCGGCGATGGAAAGACAATCAGCCCTGCTGGCGCGGTTTCAGGGCGAACGCGCGTAG
- a CDS encoding alpha/beta hydrolase, translated as MLLWGIAVLVVVTVLVHFYVRSLAEKVNGLPDTYALPELRAEPQGDEVFITASDGTRIRAVSAGSGPTVVFAHGFMFTLQEWNVVWKMLLAKGYRLIAFDQRGHGKTTIGSDGIGSRQMASDYEAVLAHFDVKDGILVGHSMGGFLTQAFLLNHPEAAKKHLKGAILFAALVGNVTKDAPQNRVQIPLIKYGIIKRVMQSPVYGTMFATSLMGDHPTPALIRTTLDVMLAQNTPPLIPILQAMVAEDFTPRLGEISLPVVVICGSNDKTTPKWHSEVLGKSIPNARNVWVEGKGHVLNWEAPEVLVDAVVSLS; from the coding sequence ATGCTGTTGTGGGGTATTGCCGTCCTGGTTGTTGTTACCGTATTGGTTCATTTTTACGTCCGTTCGCTGGCCGAAAAAGTAAACGGCCTGCCCGATACTTATGCGCTGCCGGAACTGCGCGCCGAGCCGCAGGGCGACGAGGTCTTTATCACGGCGTCGGATGGCACGCGTATCCGAGCGGTTTCAGCCGGCAGCGGTCCAACCGTCGTTTTTGCCCACGGATTCATGTTTACGCTGCAGGAATGGAATGTCGTCTGGAAGATGCTGCTGGCGAAAGGCTACCGGCTGATCGCGTTCGACCAGCGCGGCCACGGCAAAACGACGATCGGGAGCGATGGCATCGGCTCGCGTCAGATGGCCTCTGACTATGAAGCCGTGCTGGCGCACTTCGACGTGAAAGACGGGATTCTGGTCGGCCATTCGATGGGCGGCTTTCTGACCCAGGCGTTTCTCCTGAATCATCCGGAAGCCGCCAAGAAGCACCTGAAAGGGGCGATTCTGTTCGCCGCGCTGGTGGGGAACGTGACCAAAGACGCGCCGCAGAACCGTGTGCAAATCCCGCTGATCAAGTACGGCATTATCAAGCGCGTCATGCAGTCCCCGGTGTACGGCACGATGTTCGCCACCTCGCTGATGGGCGACCACCCGACCCCTGCGCTGATCCGCACGACGCTCGATGTGATGCTGGCGCAGAACACGCCGCCGCTGATCCCGATCTTGCAGGCGATGGTCGCCGAGGATTTCACACCACGGCTGGGAGAAATCAGCCTGCCAGTGGTGGTGATCTGCGGCAGCAATGACAAGACGACGCCGAAGTGGCATTCGGAAGTGCTGGGCAAGTCGATCCCGAATGCGCGCAACGTGTGGGTCGAAGGCAAGGGGCATGTCCTGAACTGGGAAGCGCCAGAGGTGCTGGTGGACGCGGTCGTGTCGCTGTCGTGA